The following proteins are co-located in the Chloroflexota bacterium genome:
- a CDS encoding type II toxin-antitoxin system VapC family toxin, giving the protein MANGLLRTLLDTSVVVPALLETHPSHTAASDWLHRAEIGEIDGIVSSHTLSEVYKVITGMNRRPRYTASQVMRIISDRVLPFFDIITLEADEHIAAMEQLVRLDITGGTIYDGLIAHAAVKGNAEQLVTFNESDFRRVSAGLPLQIIVP; this is encoded by the coding sequence TTGGCGAACGGACTATTGAGAACATTGCTGGACACTTCTGTCGTTGTGCCGGCACTGCTTGAAACTCACCCTTCGCACACCGCAGCCTCGGATTGGCTCCATAGAGCGGAAATCGGCGAAATAGACGGGATTGTAAGTTCCCATACTCTGTCCGAAGTGTACAAGGTTATAACGGGAATGAACCGACGTCCGCGATATACCGCATCTCAAGTAATGAGGATAATCTCCGACAGAGTGCTGCCATTCTTCGACATCATAACGCTTGAAGCAGACGAACATATCGCTGCGATGGAACAACTCGTTCGCTTGGACATCACCGGCGGTACAATCTACGACGGTCTCATCGCCCACGCAGCCGTGAAAGGCAATGCAGAGCAACTTGTAACCTTCAACGAATCCGACTTTCGCAGGGTAAGCGCCGGCCTGCCCCTGCAAATCATAGTTCCGTAG
- a CDS encoding AbrB/MazE/SpoVT family DNA-binding domain-containing protein has product MGKKFEVKMDASGRVCIPKDVRKQLGLKPGVKVAIEADVKGDTIVLHPSRERPRLVNKDGVLVHRWDVFDDWLGEEYDDAKLMRDEDGEVKALRDDDGEVLDPFRDAIKWGREAYSIHVMGGMNWRTDY; this is encoded by the coding sequence ATGGGCAAGAAATTTGAAGTGAAGATGGACGCCTCGGGGCGCGTGTGCATTCCGAAAGATGTCCGCAAGCAGCTTGGGCTGAAGCCGGGCGTCAAGGTAGCAATCGAAGCCGATGTCAAAGGCGATACCATCGTCCTGCATCCGTCCCGTGAGCGGCCCAGGCTGGTTAACAAGGACGGCGTACTGGTGCATCGCTGGGATGTGTTCGACGACTGGCTGGGAGAAGAATACGATGACGCCAAGTTGATGAGGGATGAGGACGGAGAAGTAAAGGCGCTACGCGATGACGATGGCGAAGTGCTTGACCCGTTCAGAGACGCAATCAAATGGGGGCGTGAGGCGTACAGCATACATGTGATGGGGGGAATGAATTGGCGAACGGACTATTGA
- a CDS encoding helix-turn-helix domain-containing protein: MAPARLGKYQFRPDSIVRLRKRMNLTQTKMAELIGVPANTLSRWETGATTPDADSLAAIYSIAMDNDITPSFFQRRKPVHTSNKNRDRLVVMWDFQNYSASALQVPHIDSSIRWEIRRPLKRASFQLFKAFASPNQPDATNGLIELGWRVFEDDHDLDGEIVEQAKSDCGQDPSHTTLALISNDGDYVELIQDLSELGVDVYLFTSLSGYNQRLVAAVGKKRWKRLPSSWAYTLMGRASSVSNPGGTVRR, from the coding sequence ATGGCGCCAGCGAGACTAGGGAAGTACCAATTCAGACCTGACAGTATTGTCAGGTTGCGCAAGCGTATGAACTTGACACAGACAAAGATGGCTGAACTCATTGGAGTGCCTGCTAACACGCTCTCCCGCTGGGAAACCGGCGCTACAACACCGGATGCGGACTCCCTAGCCGCGATCTATTCCATTGCCATGGACAATGATATTACTCCGAGTTTCTTCCAAAGGAGAAAGCCTGTGCACACATCCAACAAGAATAGGGACAGGCTCGTAGTCATGTGGGACTTTCAGAACTACTCTGCATCAGCCCTTCAGGTCCCTCACATTGATTCCTCAATACGCTGGGAGATCAGACGCCCGCTCAAGAGAGCTTCCTTCCAACTCTTCAAGGCTTTCGCGAGCCCAAATCAACCCGATGCGACGAATGGACTTATCGAACTCGGCTGGCGTGTCTTTGAGGACGATCACGACTTGGATGGGGAGATCGTTGAACAGGCAAAGAGCGACTGCGGCCAAGATCCAAGCCACACTACGCTGGCGCTGATTTCAAACGACGGGGACTACGTCGAACTGATACAGGATCTGTCAGAACTTGGAGTTGATGTGTATTTGTTCACATCGCTATCCGGTTACAACCAAAGACTTGTGGCTGCCGTCGGCAAGAAGCGTTGGAAAAGACTGCCATCTTCTTGGGCTTATACATTAATGGGCCGAGCGAGCTCGGTGAGCAATCCCGGAGGCACTGTTCGACGCTAG
- a CDS encoding NAD(P)/FAD-dependent oxidoreductase, which produces MAAQAQYSAIIVGGGHNGLVAANYLARQGNSVLVLERRDFVGGACITEELFPGFRVSSCSYICHMLQEKVINDLELRKHGLEIYEMDPVSFSPLPGGNHIMRWHDDERTAESIARISPADGARYHEWVAFWERAGGIILRYFLTDPPTLAEIAADVRGTPDEPIFERMLTGSMKDLVEEHFESPLVRASFIDAQDAGDVRAPGSIMAVGYIRSDILTPDENFGIPKGGMGAITQAMARSAEAHGVEIRLNTEVRQILTTNGRANGVLLADGERIHADAVLSNADPKRTFLSLMDTDDVPSPLLNDIRRAKTNTGFLKFHAALDELPDFSAYLGQDYDPKALAYTRICPSVEYFERSWDDVKSGRPSGSPIMFVQIPTVYDDTLTPPGKHVMSVWSMYAPVRLREGTWQEARHAVGEHLIDTIAQYAPNFRDVLLDWELFTPVELEERVGLTDGNIRHLDITSQQMFAGRGSRSISGYRTPIEGLYICGAGAHPGGEVTGAPGHNAARTVLRDWEQVT; this is translated from the coding sequence ATGGCAGCGCAAGCGCAATACTCGGCAATCATCGTTGGCGGCGGGCACAACGGGCTAGTCGCCGCGAACTACCTCGCGCGGCAGGGCAACAGCGTATTGGTGCTGGAACGCCGCGACTTCGTTGGCGGCGCGTGCATCACGGAAGAACTGTTCCCCGGATTCCGGGTCTCAAGTTGCTCGTACATCTGCCACATGCTGCAGGAGAAAGTCATCAACGACCTAGAACTCCGTAAGCATGGGCTTGAGATATACGAGATGGACCCCGTGAGCTTCAGCCCTTTGCCAGGAGGCAATCATATTATGCGCTGGCACGACGACGAGCGCACCGCGGAGAGCATCGCGCGCATATCCCCGGCGGACGGCGCGCGCTACCACGAATGGGTGGCGTTCTGGGAGCGGGCAGGCGGCATCATCCTGCGTTACTTCCTGACGGACCCGCCCACGCTGGCGGAGATCGCCGCCGATGTGCGCGGCACGCCCGACGAACCTATCTTCGAGCGCATGCTCACCGGCAGCATGAAGGACCTCGTGGAAGAACACTTCGAGTCGCCGCTGGTGCGAGCCAGCTTCATAGACGCGCAGGACGCGGGCGATGTGCGAGCGCCCGGCAGCATCATGGCAGTCGGCTACATTCGTAGCGACATTCTTACGCCTGATGAGAACTTCGGCATTCCGAAGGGCGGCATGGGCGCAATCACGCAGGCGATGGCGCGCTCCGCAGAGGCGCACGGCGTGGAAATCCGCCTGAACACCGAAGTGCGGCAGATACTTACGACCAACGGCAGAGCAAACGGCGTTCTACTCGCCGACGGCGAGCGCATCCACGCGGACGCCGTGCTGTCCAATGCCGACCCCAAGCGCACATTCCTGTCACTCATGGACACAGACGATGTGCCGTCTCCGCTGCTGAACGACATCCGCCGCGCCAAGACGAATACGGGATTCCTCAAGTTTCACGCCGCATTGGACGAGCTGCCGGACTTCTCGGCGTACCTTGGGCAGGACTACGACCCTAAGGCGCTGGCGTACACTCGCATCTGCCCTTCGGTCGAATACTTCGAGCGAAGTTGGGATGACGTCAAGTCGGGCAGGCCGTCCGGTAGCCCAATAATGTTCGTCCAGATTCCGACAGTTTATGACGACACGCTCACTCCGCCCGGCAAGCATGTGATGTCCGTCTGGTCGATGTACGCGCCGGTCCGGTTGCGCGAGGGCACTTGGCAGGAAGCGCGCCACGCCGTAGGCGAGCACCTAATCGACACGATAGCGCAGTACGCGCCGAACTTCCGCGATGTGCTGCTAGACTGGGAACTCTTCACGCCGGTGGAACTCGAAGAGCGCGTAGGCTTGACCGACGGCAACATCCGCCACTTGGACATCACCTCGCAGCAAATGTTCGCGGGGCGTGGGAGCCGCAGTATCTCAGGCTACCGCACGCCGATAGAAGGGCTATACATCTGCGGCGCCGGCGCCCATCCCGGCGGCGAAGTAACCGGCGCTCCCGGCCACAACGCCGCACGCACCGTCCTGCGTGACTGGGAGCAAGTAACATAA
- a CDS encoding alanyl-tRNA editing protein, giving the protein MTTILCYEDSYIREFDATVIDAAPKGVVLDSTAFYPGGGGQPADSGMLSSGDAYYAVKKLSRQSGKLVHEIDGELPAVGASVHGTLDWDRRYLLMRTHTALHILCGVVWRDYGAQVTGGNMQPGSARMDFELENMSVDFAERMETLVNEEVQAARPIEVATLPREEAFSIPDLIRTKINLLPPAITEVRTVNITGLDLQADGGTHVANTGEVGIIKVVGHESKGRINKRLRIRLDA; this is encoded by the coding sequence ATGACAACCATCCTTTGCTACGAAGATAGCTACATCCGTGAGTTCGATGCTACGGTCATTGATGCCGCGCCGAAGGGCGTTGTGCTAGACAGCACTGCGTTTTATCCGGGCGGTGGCGGGCAGCCCGCGGATAGCGGCATGCTCTCATCAGGCGATGCTTATTATGCGGTCAAGAAGCTGTCTCGGCAGTCCGGCAAGCTTGTTCACGAGATAGACGGCGAACTGCCGGCGGTCGGCGCGAGCGTTCACGGCACGCTCGACTGGGATAGGCGCTACCTGCTGATGCGCACACACACCGCGCTGCACATCCTGTGCGGCGTCGTCTGGCGCGATTACGGCGCGCAAGTTACCGGCGGCAACATGCAGCCGGGCAGCGCGCGCATGGACTTCGAGCTGGAGAACATGTCCGTCGATTTCGCGGAACGCATGGAGACGCTGGTGAACGAAGAAGTGCAGGCGGCGCGTCCTATCGAAGTCGCGACGCTGCCCCGCGAAGAAGCCTTCAGCATCCCCGACCTCATCCGCACGAAGATAAACCTGCTGCCGCCCGCAATCACCGAAGTACGGACGGTCAACATCACCGGGCTGGACTTGCAGGCAGACGGCGGCACGCATGTCGCCAACACCGGCGAAGTCGGCATCATCAAGGTTGTGGGACACGAAAGCAAGGGACGCATCAACAAGCGCCTGCGCATACGCCTGGATGCGTGA
- a CDS encoding amidase — protein sequence MTTTDINFMTAVELSQRIRSGDLSCVEVMQAHIAQIDRVNPQVNAIVTYHPDTALEGAKSADAALSRGDDVGVLHGLPVAHKDLADTAGVRTTYGSPIYAGHIPEQDALMVERLKQAGAISVGKTNTPEFGAGSQTFNEVFGTTLNPYDLTKTCGGSSGGAAVALSCGMVAIADGSDLGGSLRNPSNFCNIVGFRTSVGRVPVWPSAMPWTLLSVQGPMARTVQDTALMLSAIAGPDARCPVALTDEGDSFNPLTHSLERDFEGVRIAWSSDMNGLPVDPRILSVIESQRGVFGELGCDIDEACPDFSDANEVFMTMRAASMAASRAELLRTHRDQMKDTVIWNIEQGMKLTAAEIGAAEIKRAALYERVRKFMETYEFMVFPVSQHPPFDVTQPYLTEVAGVQMDTYIDWMRSCYYITATGHPAISVPCGFTDEGLPVGIQIVGRHQSEFSVLQLAYAFQQATGFWKQRPAIAA from the coding sequence ATGACCACCACCGACATTAATTTCATGACCGCCGTCGAGCTTTCGCAGCGCATTCGCAGCGGAGATCTGTCCTGCGTAGAGGTGATGCAGGCGCATATCGCGCAGATTGACCGCGTGAATCCGCAGGTCAACGCTATCGTTACCTATCATCCCGACACGGCGCTTGAGGGCGCGAAATCTGCCGATGCTGCGCTGAGTCGCGGCGACGATGTGGGCGTATTGCACGGCTTGCCGGTGGCGCACAAGGACCTCGCCGACACCGCCGGAGTGCGTACCACATACGGCTCGCCCATCTACGCCGGCCACATCCCGGAGCAGGACGCGCTGATGGTCGAACGTCTGAAGCAAGCGGGCGCGATCTCCGTCGGCAAGACGAACACGCCCGAGTTCGGCGCAGGCTCGCAGACATTCAATGAAGTCTTCGGCACGACGCTCAACCCATACGACCTGACCAAGACTTGCGGCGGCAGCAGCGGCGGTGCGGCGGTCGCGCTGTCGTGCGGCATGGTCGCCATCGCGGACGGCAGCGACCTCGGCGGTTCCTTGCGCAACCCGTCGAACTTCTGCAACATCGTCGGATTTCGCACCTCCGTCGGTCGCGTTCCGGTCTGGCCATCCGCCATGCCTTGGACATTGCTATCGGTGCAGGGACCGATGGCGCGCACCGTGCAGGACACCGCCCTAATGCTCAGCGCCATCGCCGGTCCGGACGCGCGCTGCCCTGTCGCCCTGACAGACGAAGGCGATTCCTTCAACCCGCTGACACACTCGCTAGAGCGCGACTTCGAGGGCGTGCGAATCGCGTGGAGCAGTGATATGAACGGGCTGCCCGTTGACCCGCGCATCCTGAGCGTCATCGAGAGCCAGCGCGGAGTTTTCGGCGAGCTTGGCTGCGACATAGATGAAGCGTGCCCCGATTTCAGCGATGCCAACGAGGTATTCATGACTATGCGCGCGGCGAGCATGGCGGCAAGCCGCGCCGAACTGCTGCGCACGCACCGCGACCAAATGAAAGACACGGTCATCTGGAACATCGAGCAAGGCATGAAGCTGACCGCCGCCGAGATTGGCGCCGCCGAAATCAAGCGCGCAGCCCTGTACGAGCGCGTCCGTAAGTTCATGGAGACCTACGAATTTATGGTATTCCCGGTCAGCCAGCACCCGCCGTTCGATGTTACGCAGCCGTACCTGACGGAAGTCGCCGGCGTGCAGATGGACACTTACATCGACTGGATGCGATCCTGCTACTACATAACCGCCACCGGGCATCCCGCCATCTCCGTGCCTTGCGGCTTCACTGACGAAGGCTTGCCCGTCGGCATCCAAATCGTAGGTCGGCACCAAAGCGAATTCTCCGTCTTGCAACTCGCCTACGCCTTCCAGCAGGCGACCGGCTTCTGGAAACAGAGACCGGCGATTGCCGCCTAA
- a CDS encoding sugar phosphate isomerase/epimerase, with the protein MKIAYAFRRSTYYPFEAGAAWSLPDERALSDYLGKVRDIGFDGIELGLDNFLSGSSNGGLEVDESRVNEVKKRLDDNGTPCVAIRAGGALCYPQTAAHNRKRLEKSVEVASALGADIVNTALSGPPQNRMLDTGPSGAPESHGSSQMASQEDFIRTAKALREVGAMAGDNGIDITIEVHQHSIADNSWSTLHLLELADSPFVHANPDLGNVLWNYDEPEETMEQCISALAAHSKYWHCKSLNRVHVPELDHSYYIRVPLPDGDIDYRFAISAMVEAGYDGYFALEGTNTGDQLYKDRRSVNYVRGILAELEA; encoded by the coding sequence ATGAAAATCGCATACGCATTCCGGCGCAGCACATATTACCCGTTCGAGGCGGGCGCGGCGTGGTCGCTGCCCGATGAGCGCGCGCTGTCCGACTACCTCGGCAAGGTGCGCGACATCGGCTTCGACGGCATCGAGCTTGGGCTGGACAACTTTTTGTCCGGATCGTCCAACGGCGGGCTTGAGGTTGATGAGAGCAGAGTCAATGAGGTGAAAAAGCGACTTGACGACAATGGCACGCCTTGCGTAGCCATTCGCGCGGGCGGCGCGCTGTGCTATCCGCAAACTGCCGCGCACAACCGCAAGCGGCTGGAGAAGTCGGTGGAGGTGGCATCTGCGCTGGGCGCGGACATCGTGAACACGGCGCTCAGCGGTCCGCCGCAGAACCGCATGCTCGACACGGGACCTTCCGGCGCGCCGGAGTCTCACGGCTCCAGCCAGATGGCATCGCAGGAAGACTTTATCCGCACGGCAAAGGCGCTACGCGAAGTTGGCGCTATGGCGGGCGACAACGGCATCGACATCACCATCGAGGTGCACCAGCATTCCATCGCGGACAACAGTTGGTCAACACTGCACCTGCTGGAACTTGCCGACAGCCCATTCGTCCACGCCAACCCGGACCTCGGCAACGTGCTATGGAACTACGACGAGCCTGAAGAGACAATGGAGCAGTGCATAAGCGCGCTGGCGGCGCACTCCAAGTACTGGCACTGCAAGTCGCTGAATCGCGTGCATGTGCCGGAGCTTGACCACTCCTACTACATCCGCGTCCCCCTGCCGGACGGCGATATAGACTATCGCTTCGCCATTTCCGCAATGGTCGAGGCCGGCTACGACGGCTACTTCGCCCTGGAGGGCACGAACACCGGCGACCAGCTGTACAAGGACAGGCGTAGCGTCAATTATGTGCGCGGCATTCTGGCGGAGCTGGAAGCCTAG
- a CDS encoding addiction module toxin, HicA family codes for MRRRHRRTLEAISRHPTQSGIRWDDIESLLLACGADIEERAGSRIGIELNGVRAHAHRPHPRPEATRGAVEAMRRFLREAGIEP; via the coding sequence ATGAGGAGAAGGCATCGCAGAACGCTGGAAGCGATTTCCCGACACCCTACCCAGTCGGGAATTCGATGGGATGATATAGAGTCACTGCTTCTTGCATGTGGCGCGGACATAGAAGAACGCGCCGGGTCAAGAATAGGAATTGAGCTGAACGGCGTTCGGGCGCATGCTCATCGTCCGCATCCTCGCCCGGAGGCTACAAGGGGCGCAGTAGAGGCGATGAGAAGATTCCTGAGAGAGGCAGGCATAGAACCGTGA
- a CDS encoding inositol monophosphatase, with protein sequence MRNIFRGLKSVVGGGRNSGSPDDYGALRDIENHAVKIAREAGEILRWHFERALNVEYKDDKKSDPVTNADYECQRYLQNEIAKRFPDHGILGEEDDANARERADSQPAPDFVWVLDPLDGTRNFLSGLPIYASSIGVLYRGAPIAAAVFMPWPSDVGSIVMHARKGGGTRIDGTRVPALTADAPDGNRLVTLPGGFGALFDVRKQLRGKVGELRMTGSIAYELAMVAKGVTQYTITTAPFLWDAAGGSLLVMEAGGIVLQGGRRKLLGRLPIALSWQPLESFAPSWTSGTTTMKELREWRAPLLLGSPSIARYVAANLRGKTDIKRQIRRRLSRGRK encoded by the coding sequence ATGCGAAACATATTCAGAGGCTTGAAATCGGTCGTGGGCGGCGGGCGTAATAGCGGTTCGCCGGACGACTACGGCGCGCTGCGTGACATTGAGAACCACGCGGTCAAGATCGCGCGCGAGGCGGGGGAGATTCTGCGCTGGCACTTCGAGCGCGCGCTGAATGTGGAGTACAAGGACGACAAGAAGAGCGACCCCGTAACCAACGCCGACTACGAGTGCCAGCGATACCTGCAAAACGAGATTGCCAAGCGCTTCCCCGATCACGGCATTTTGGGCGAAGAAGACGACGCCAACGCGCGCGAAAGAGCGGACAGTCAGCCCGCGCCCGATTTCGTCTGGGTGCTGGACCCGCTGGACGGCACGCGTAACTTCCTGTCCGGCTTGCCGATATACGCCAGTTCCATCGGCGTGCTGTACCGTGGTGCGCCCATCGCGGCGGCGGTGTTCATGCCCTGGCCCAGCGATGTCGGCAGCATCGTGATGCACGCGCGCAAGGGCGGCGGCACGCGCATCGACGGCACACGCGTGCCCGCGTTGACGGCGGATGCTCCGGACGGCAACAGGCTTGTTACGCTGCCCGGCGGCTTTGGTGCGCTGTTCGATGTGCGCAAGCAGTTGCGCGGTAAGGTGGGCGAGCTGCGAATGACCGGCAGCATCGCATACGAGCTTGCGATGGTGGCTAAGGGCGTAACGCAGTACACGATAACCACCGCGCCGTTCCTGTGGGACGCGGCGGGCGGTTCGCTGCTGGTGATGGAAGCCGGCGGCATTGTGCTGCAAGGCGGACGCCGAAAGCTGCTGGGCAGACTGCCTATCGCCCTGAGCTGGCAGCCGCTGGAATCGTTCGCGCCATCGTGGACAAGCGGAACAACCACAATGAAAGAACTCCGAGAATGGCGAGCGCCACTCCTGCTAGGCAGCCCAAGCATAGCGCGCTATGTAGCCGCCAACCTCCGCGGCAAGACAGACATCAAGCGCCAAATCAGGCGTCGCCTATCCCGAGGGCGTAAGTAG
- the lhgO gene encoding L-2-hydroxyglutarate oxidase, which yields MSFQNSYDIAVIGAGIIGLATAMRLAEEYPRYKIVVLEKDGEVAQHQTGHNSGVIHAGIYYAPGSQKANFCSTGGRLLRQFCDERGIEYEMCGKVIVAITDEEVPRLQDLFERGTANGAEGLEMIGPERLAELEPYAAGVQAIFSPNTGIIDFKKVSQAYAIEFGENGGDLMLNTAVHGITRRDGQMYLETSRGDITARHIINCAGLQADKVARMTGAEPGLRIIPFRGEYFSIKPERQYLVRSLIYPVPDPSLPFLGVHFTKRITGGVEAGPNAVLAFAREGYTKTSFNLGEAFETLTYPGFWKMSLTHWKSGIDEQHRSLRKSLFLTSLQTLVPSIEMDDLSEPGAGVRAQAVDSNGNLLQDFAISETENAIHVLSAPSPGATSSLTISRYIVDMAVGAFGLEG from the coding sequence ATGAGCTTTCAGAATAGTTATGACATTGCGGTAATTGGCGCGGGCATTATTGGGCTTGCGACGGCTATGCGGCTGGCGGAGGAATACCCGCGCTACAAGATAGTCGTGCTGGAGAAGGACGGCGAGGTCGCGCAGCACCAGACCGGGCACAACAGCGGCGTCATCCACGCGGGCATCTACTACGCGCCAGGCTCGCAGAAGGCGAATTTCTGCTCGACCGGCGGCAGGCTGCTGCGCCAGTTCTGCGACGAGCGCGGCATCGAATACGAGATGTGCGGCAAGGTCATCGTAGCCATCACGGATGAGGAAGTGCCGCGACTGCAAGACCTGTTCGAGCGCGGCACGGCGAACGGCGCGGAGGGGCTGGAGATGATTGGTCCGGAGCGCCTCGCCGAGCTTGAGCCGTATGCCGCCGGAGTGCAAGCGATATTCTCGCCAAACACGGGCATCATCGACTTCAAGAAGGTATCGCAGGCTTACGCCATCGAGTTTGGCGAGAACGGCGGCGACCTGATGCTGAACACGGCAGTGCACGGCATCACGCGACGAGACGGGCAGATGTATCTCGAAACATCGCGCGGCGATATTACGGCGCGGCATATCATCAACTGCGCGGGGCTGCAAGCCGACAAGGTGGCGCGGATGACGGGCGCAGAGCCGGGGCTGCGCATTATCCCGTTCCGCGGCGAGTATTTTTCCATCAAGCCGGAGCGCCAGTATCTCGTGCGCAGCCTGATATACCCTGTGCCCGACCCTAGCTTGCCGTTCCTCGGCGTGCATTTCACCAAGCGCATCACCGGCGGCGTGGAAGCGGGCCCCAACGCGGTGCTCGCATTCGCGCGCGAGGGCTACACGAAGACGAGCTTCAATCTGGGCGAGGCGTTCGAGACGCTGACATATCCCGGTTTCTGGAAGATGTCGCTGACGCACTGGAAAAGCGGCATAGATGAGCAGCATCGCTCGTTGCGAAAGTCGCTGTTCCTGACATCGCTGCAGACGCTCGTGCCGTCGATAGAGATGGACGACCTCAGCGAGCCGGGCGCAGGCGTGCGTGCGCAGGCGGTCGATAGCAACGGTAACTTGCTGCAAGACTTCGCCATATCCGAGACGGAAAACGCGATCCATGTGCTAAGCGCGCCATCCCCCGGCGCCACTTCTTCGCTGACGATTAGCCGATATATCGTAGATATGGCGGTGGGGGCGTTTGGGCTGGAGGGGTAG
- a CDS encoding ABC transporter permease: MQRYLLRRAINLIPVLVLISIIVFATVRVLPGDPARLLAAVDETGFVDPDVLAAIEKRYGLDKPLTTQYFNWAWGLVRGDWGTSLLSGQDVFPQIRSRLSFTVQLAGLSWLLSLLIGIPMGVISALRRNSIGDIAVTSFAVSGIALPNFWLGMLMIIFFGVWLGWLPTGGYVSYLDSPIEWARRMLMPTITLGTALSAVTMRQMRAGLLEVMREDYIRTARAKGLMERRVVLLHAMKNSLLPVITLSTLQLGTLVGGTVVTETVFFLPGIGKFIVDAVIAKDFLVVQMGLMILTLGVLVANLIADISYAFLDPRIRYE, from the coding sequence ATGCAGCGTTACCTGCTGCGTAGAGCGATCAATCTCATTCCGGTGCTGGTGCTGATCAGCATCATCGTGTTCGCCACGGTAAGGGTGCTGCCGGGCGACCCTGCGCGACTGCTCGCCGCCGTGGACGAGACGGGCTTTGTCGATCCCGATGTCCTCGCCGCGATTGAAAAGCGATACGGGCTGGACAAGCCGCTCACAACGCAGTATTTCAACTGGGCTTGGGGTCTGGTGCGAGGCGACTGGGGAACATCGCTTCTGAGCGGCCAGGATGTGTTTCCACAGATACGCAGCCGCCTAAGCTTCACCGTGCAGCTCGCTGGGCTTTCGTGGCTTCTGTCGCTGCTGATAGGCATTCCCATGGGCGTGATTTCCGCGCTCAGACGCAACTCCATAGGGGACATAGCCGTGACTAGCTTCGCGGTGTCGGGCATCGCACTGCCCAACTTCTGGCTTGGCATGCTGATGATTATCTTCTTCGGAGTGTGGCTGGGCTGGCTGCCTACCGGCGGATATGTCAGCTACCTAGACAGCCCTATCGAGTGGGCACGCAGGATGCTTATGCCCACGATTACGCTTGGCACGGCGCTGTCAGCTGTAACGATGCGCCAGATGCGCGCCGGTCTGCTGGAAGTGATGCGCGAGGACTACATCCGCACTGCGCGCGCCAAGGGGTTGATGGAGCGGCGGGTCGTGCTGCTGCATGCGATGAAGAACTCGCTGCTCCCGGTGATAACTCTCTCCACATTGCAGCTCGGAACGCTGGTCGGCGGCACAGTGGTGACGGAGACGGTCTTCTTCCTTCCGGGCATCGGCAAGTTCATCGTGGACGCAGTGATAGCAAAGGACTTCCTGGTAGTGCAGATGGGGCTGATGATTCTTACACTGGGCGTACTTGTCGCCAATCTTATCGCGGACATTTCCTATGCATTCTTGGACCCGCGTATCAGGTATGAGTGA
- a CDS encoding ABC transporter permease, whose translation MREQELAEAADNELAQQELSWVNRSRFLQTLRELVSVRLAKFGLAVLGIAVIAAVFSPILALHDPIKINPRDSLQDPSAEYWLGADRLGRDQLARLIYGARVSLVIGGAGVGIAVVAGIVIGTISGWAGRWTDEILMRIMDALAAFPNIVFALVLVAITGGAMRNIILVIGLVFTPAVARLIRAQVLSVKERDYVIAAVALGASPVRIISSHLIPNSLAPVIVQASIAFGAAILLEASLSFLGVGVKPPTPTWGGMLRHAFEVVDQAPWLTFTPGITIFLVVLAFNFVGDALRDTLDPRLRGAR comes from the coding sequence ATGAGAGAACAAGAGCTGGCTGAAGCGGCAGATAACGAGCTTGCCCAGCAGGAACTAAGCTGGGTCAACAGAAGCCGCTTCCTACAGACGCTGCGCGAGCTGGTGAGCGTGCGCCTCGCCAAGTTCGGGTTAGCGGTGCTCGGAATCGCCGTCATCGCGGCTGTGTTCTCGCCGATTCTGGCGCTGCATGACCCCATCAAGATAAACCCGCGAGACAGCCTGCAGGACCCTAGCGCGGAATATTGGCTGGGCGCGGATAGATTGGGGCGCGACCAGCTCGCGCGGCTCATCTACGGCGCGCGTGTGTCGCTGGTCATCGGCGGTGCCGGTGTGGGAATCGCGGTCGTGGCGGGCATCGTCATCGGTACTATCTCCGGCTGGGCGGGCAGATGGACGGATGAGATACTCATGCGGATAATGGACGCGCTGGCGGCATTCCCAAACATCGTGTTTGCGCTTGTGCTGGTGGCAATCACCGGGGGAGCAATGCGAAACATCATTCTGGTGATTGGGCTTGTCTTCACGCCGGCTGTCGCGCGTCTCATACGCGCGCAGGTGCTGTCAGTGAAGGAGCGCGACTACGTGATAGCCGCAGTCGCTCTGGGGGCAAGCCCAGTTCGCATCATATCTTCGCACCTGATACCCAACAGCCTCGCGCCGGTCATAGTACAGGCGTCAATCGCGTTCGGCGCCGCGATACTGCTGGAGGCGTCGCTGAGCTTCCTCGGCGTCGGGGTCAAGCCGCCGACACCTACATGGGGCGGCATGCTGCGCCACGCCTTCGAGGTCGTCGATCAGGCGCCGTGGCTGACATTCACGCCGGGCATAACGATATTCCTGGTGGTGCTGGCGTTCAACTTCGTAGGCGACGCCCTGCGCGACACGCTCGATCCCCGTCTGAGGGGCGCTCGATAA